The following proteins are co-located in the Heliorestis convoluta genome:
- a CDS encoding biotin-dependent carboxyltransferase family protein, with protein MTVEVLESGLYTTIQDKGRYGYQAAGIPVSGAMDSFALQVANRLVGNETNRGALEMTLQGPTLLFEEDCEVAITGADMTPTLNDQPVPLWVNLYIPKGSILRFGYAQKGCHTYLAVAKGWKVPEKFGSTSTYVRGAIGGYHGRVIKRGDILLLNQNQVNQEAEKKMELRALEPNRTPQYNNKIKVAVIAGPQAEYFTDEAWQTFYRQVYRLTTAANRMGYPLEPVEGKLLTRKSNKEMISDATAVGAIQVPPNGQPIVLMADRQTTGGYPKIATVISAHISRIAQAQPGSLIQFAKTDLSRAHQLARQQQKVIEEKIITGAKGKEAWLEQALLQRRKVIAQIEKRKGQEKIIYSITWEKENVGNEKKSKNIFHQKAVIYPEIIDS; from the coding sequence ATGACTGTTGAAGTTTTAGAATCAGGCCTTTATACGACCATACAAGATAAAGGGCGTTATGGCTACCAGGCAGCAGGAATACCTGTATCAGGTGCTATGGACTCCTTTGCCCTACAGGTAGCCAATCGACTCGTGGGCAATGAAACCAATAGAGGCGCATTAGAAATGACCTTACAAGGTCCAACATTGCTATTTGAAGAAGACTGCGAGGTTGCCATCACTGGGGCTGATATGACCCCAACATTAAATGACCAGCCAGTGCCATTGTGGGTAAACCTTTATATCCCTAAAGGAAGTATCCTTCGATTTGGTTATGCTCAAAAAGGTTGTCATACCTATTTGGCTGTGGCAAAAGGATGGAAAGTTCCAGAAAAATTTGGTAGTACATCTACTTATGTCCGTGGTGCTATCGGGGGCTACCATGGAAGAGTAATCAAAAGAGGCGATATTCTTCTCCTCAATCAGAATCAAGTTAATCAAGAAGCAGAGAAAAAAATGGAACTACGAGCTCTCGAGCCAAACCGTACACCACAATATAACAATAAAATAAAAGTTGCAGTAATAGCAGGCCCGCAAGCAGAGTATTTTACAGACGAAGCATGGCAAACTTTTTATCGACAAGTCTACCGCCTCACCACAGCAGCCAACCGAATGGGCTATCCCTTAGAACCAGTAGAAGGAAAATTACTCACTCGCAAAAGTAATAAAGAAATGATTTCTGATGCCACAGCAGTTGGTGCAATTCAAGTACCTCCGAATGGACAACCTATCGTTCTCATGGCCGATCGCCAAACAACAGGTGGTTACCCCAAAATCGCAACGGTTATCTCTGCCCATATATCTAGAATCGCACAGGCTCAACCGGGCAGCCTTATTCAGTTTGCAAAAACGGATCTTTCTAGGGCTCACCAATTGGCAAGACAACAACAAAAAGTGATTGAAGAAAAAATAATAACAGGAGCCAAAGGCAAAGAAGCTTGGTTAGAGCAAGCATTGCTGCAACGAAGAAAAGTGATTGCACAAATTGAAAAAAGAAAAGGTCAAGAAAAAATTATTTACAGCATTACCTGGGAAAAAGAAAATGTAGGGAACGAAAAAAAATCAAAAAATATTTTTCATCAAAAAGCTGTTATTTATCCTGAAATAATAGACAGTTAA
- the pxpB gene encoding 5-oxoprolinase subunit PxpB — protein MINKEMKEKTKIVPMGDTAWVIYWPDKISPTINEEVQKAAEKIRKENPPWLIEAVPTFSSLALYYDCLQFDGEEVKKIIAKQLKNLTETQKKEKKEWEIPVCYGGSYGLDLENLSREKKLTKDEIIKLHTQKQYIVYMLGFIPGFCYLGDVDERIASPRLATPRKAVPAGSVGIAGQQTGIYPVEAPGGWQIIGRTPIKMYNPEDGEPVFVQAGDYIKFRAIAEEEFNEWKVNQRGPVMKGVLKQ, from the coding sequence ATGATTAACAAGGAAATGAAAGAGAAAACAAAAATCGTACCGATGGGTGATACAGCATGGGTCATTTACTGGCCAGATAAAATATCACCTACTATTAACGAGGAAGTACAAAAAGCAGCAGAAAAGATAAGGAAAGAGAATCCTCCCTGGCTAATCGAAGCTGTACCTACTTTTTCTTCCCTCGCCCTATACTATGACTGCTTACAATTTGATGGAGAAGAAGTAAAAAAAATTATAGCAAAACAACTCAAGAATCTTACAGAAACACAAAAAAAAGAAAAGAAAGAATGGGAGATTCCAGTTTGCTACGGTGGATCTTACGGACTTGATCTAGAAAATTTAAGCCGTGAAAAAAAACTAACGAAAGACGAGATCATCAAATTGCACACGCAGAAGCAGTACATCGTATACATGCTCGGTTTTATACCGGGATTTTGTTATCTCGGAGATGTCGATGAGCGCATTGCATCACCTCGTCTGGCAACACCACGAAAAGCAGTACCAGCAGGATCTGTAGGCATTGCAGGCCAGCAAACGGGCATTTACCCAGTAGAGGCACCGGGGGGGTGGCAAATTATCGGTCGGACGCCAATTAAAATGTATAACCCAGAAGATGGTGAACCCGTTTTCGTTCAAGCAGGAGACTATATAAAATTTCGAGCTATCGCGGAAGAAGAATTTAATGAATGGAAAGTAAATCAAAGAGGGCCCGTAATGAAAGGAGTGTTAAAACAATAA